The Chitinophaga flava genome has a segment encoding these proteins:
- a CDS encoding glycosyltransferase family 117 protein, with amino-acid sequence MNFKRTNNIVGWVICIIACSVYIMTMEATASLWDCGEFISTAYKVQIPHPPGAPLFVLLGRIFSMFLKPSQAALGVNTMTAIASGFTILFLFWTITHFARRLMVKAGEEISREKMIAIMGAGAVGALAYTFSDSFWFSAVEGEVYGMSSFFTAIVFWAILKWENEADEPYADRWLVLIGYLLGLSIGVHLLNLLTIPAIVMVYYFRRFKATGWGTFWAFILGCAITGMVQKYLIQDTVKASGYMDVIFVNNLGMGFFTGFIFYFAVVVALLLIGLRKPKFGLYAPLIVIATIILVPAYNDTSGGVVFIKLLLATFFLLIPFFIKTFGIKLDQGKLVHFSRLTILFILFTLLGYSTYITTMVRATANPSVNMYNVDNPISLVGYLGREQYGDFPLIYGQVFTARPEKYNEGGNIYARSAKKYVVAGKKMEPVYAKEDMMLFPRVWDASNDQGHADFYRSWLGLDANEKPSFGDNIKFFIQYQMNFMYFRYFMWNFVGKQNDTQGYGNVRDGNWISGIPFIDNLIYGDQSLMPDSLRNNKGHNTLFFLPFILGILGFFFHYNHHRKDTLVVSLLFFFTGIAIVMYLNQAGNQPRERDYAYVGSFYAFAIWIGLGVLSVYNFLKKKMSSTIAPSLATALCLLAVPVLMAAQEWDDHDRSTKTIARDIAKDYLESCQPNAILFTVGDNDTYPLWYAQEVEGIRPDIRVINLSLLGVDWYIDQQRRMVNQSAAVPMTWAADKYQGETRNFIRFFDPGNIPADKYFNLKDIMDFMGSDDEHNKVNTQDGGSENFLPTRQLFIPVNKEEVLKYGVVGAKDSARILPQVSFKINKSYLLKNDLAVYDIIATNNWKRPIYFTSPTDLGLNDYLRTDGLAYHLVPLPKPTANDPLGMDINANINAMYDNLMHKFAFGGAQTPGTYFDEPNRKMLLYLRQSFTRLSVAMTQNGESKDSAISVLTYMDKNIKEGNFPYAMTTPGNMHNYTSLQTVYAHYIAGDVKRAEEISNQIIKDCEQQIRYYQALPASRMTSDLQRDGQTAEQFIAWLQRMKIDFGSGAGAHPKEGLQHVSTEDSNAAPQAAPDSAK; translated from the coding sequence ATGAATTTTAAAAGGACCAACAACATAGTTGGCTGGGTGATTTGCATCATTGCCTGCTCTGTTTACATCATGACTATGGAGGCCACGGCCAGTTTGTGGGACTGCGGTGAGTTTATTTCCACTGCGTACAAAGTACAAATCCCCCACCCTCCCGGAGCACCCCTGTTCGTATTGCTCGGAAGAATCTTCAGCATGTTTCTGAAACCCTCACAGGCCGCTCTCGGTGTTAACACCATGACCGCCATCGCCAGTGGTTTCACCATCCTGTTCCTCTTCTGGACTATTACGCACTTTGCCCGTCGTCTGATGGTAAAAGCCGGTGAAGAGATTTCCCGTGAAAAAATGATCGCTATCATGGGCGCAGGCGCCGTAGGTGCCCTGGCCTATACCTTTTCTGATTCATTCTGGTTCTCCGCTGTGGAAGGTGAAGTATACGGCATGTCCTCCTTCTTCACCGCCATCGTGTTCTGGGCCATACTCAAATGGGAAAACGAAGCAGACGAGCCCTATGCCGACAGATGGCTCGTACTGATCGGTTACCTCCTGGGCCTCTCCATCGGGGTTCACCTGCTCAACCTCCTCACCATTCCTGCTATCGTAATGGTGTACTACTTCAGACGCTTCAAAGCTACCGGCTGGGGCACCTTCTGGGCTTTCATCCTCGGTTGTGCCATCACCGGCATGGTCCAGAAATACCTGATCCAGGATACCGTAAAAGCCTCCGGCTATATGGACGTAATCTTCGTCAATAACCTCGGAATGGGATTCTTCACTGGATTTATCTTCTATTTCGCGGTAGTAGTAGCCCTGCTCCTCATCGGTCTGAGAAAACCTAAATTCGGCCTCTACGCCCCGCTGATCGTGATCGCCACCATCATTCTGGTGCCAGCTTACAACGATACAAGCGGTGGTGTAGTATTCATTAAACTGCTGCTGGCCACCTTTTTCCTGCTCATTCCTTTCTTTATCAAAACCTTTGGTATAAAGCTGGACCAGGGAAAATTAGTGCACTTCAGCCGCCTGACCATCCTCTTCATCCTCTTCACACTCCTTGGTTATTCTACCTACATCACTACCATGGTACGCGCTACAGCCAATCCTTCGGTAAACATGTACAACGTAGATAATCCTATCTCTCTCGTAGGATACCTCGGCCGTGAACAATATGGCGATTTCCCGCTCATCTACGGACAGGTTTTCACCGCCCGCCCGGAAAAATATAACGAAGGCGGTAACATCTATGCCCGTAGCGCAAAAAAATATGTTGTTGCCGGCAAAAAAATGGAACCGGTATACGCTAAAGAAGACATGATGCTCTTCCCCCGCGTATGGGACGCCAGCAACGACCAGGGCCACGCCGATTTCTACCGCTCATGGCTCGGCCTCGACGCCAACGAAAAACCTTCCTTTGGCGACAACATCAAGTTCTTCATCCAATACCAGATGAACTTCATGTACTTCCGCTACTTCATGTGGAACTTCGTGGGTAAACAAAACGATACCCAAGGCTATGGCAACGTCCGTGATGGTAACTGGATCTCCGGTATCCCCTTCATCGATAACCTGATCTATGGCGACCAAAGCCTTATGCCTGACAGTCTCCGGAACAATAAAGGACACAACACGCTGTTCTTCCTTCCGTTTATCCTTGGTATTCTCGGCTTCTTCTTCCATTACAATCACCATCGCAAAGACACCCTCGTTGTGTCGCTCCTGTTCTTCTTTACCGGTATTGCGATCGTAATGTACCTCAACCAGGCCGGTAACCAACCCCGTGAGCGTGACTATGCCTATGTAGGTTCCTTCTACGCTTTCGCTATCTGGATCGGACTCGGTGTACTGTCTGTTTACAACTTCCTTAAGAAGAAAATGAGCAGCACCATCGCTCCTTCCCTCGCCACTGCACTCTGCCTCCTGGCCGTACCCGTGCTGATGGCTGCCCAGGAATGGGACGACCATGACCGCTCTACCAAAACCATCGCCAGAGATATCGCTAAAGATTATCTCGAATCCTGCCAGCCAAACGCGATCCTGTTTACCGTTGGTGACAACGATACCTACCCGCTCTGGTACGCACAGGAAGTAGAAGGCATCCGCCCCGATATAAGGGTGATCAACCTCAGCCTCCTCGGTGTAGACTGGTATATCGACCAGCAACGCAGAATGGTGAACCAAAGCGCAGCAGTGCCCATGACCTGGGCTGCTGATAAATACCAGGGCGAAACCCGCAACTTCATCCGCTTTTTCGACCCAGGAAACATCCCGGCTGATAAATACTTCAACCTGAAAGATATCATGGACTTCATGGGAAGTGATGATGAACATAACAAGGTAAACACCCAGGACGGCGGATCCGAAAACTTCCTGCCTACCCGCCAGCTGTTTATCCCGGTTAACAAGGAAGAAGTCCTGAAATATGGTGTGGTTGGCGCCAAAGACTCTGCCAGAATACTGCCACAGGTATCTTTCAAAATCAACAAAAGCTACCTGCTCAAAAATGACCTGGCCGTTTATGATATCATCGCCACCAACAACTGGAAAAGACCTATTTACTTTACCAGCCCTACAGACCTCGGCCTGAACGATTATCTCAGAACCGATGGTCTGGCATATCACCTGGTGCCGTTGCCTAAACCAACAGCCAACGATCCGCTGGGTATGGATATCAACGCCAATATCAACGCAATGTATGATAACCTGATGCACAAGTTCGCCTTCGGTGGTGCACAAACACCAGGTACTTACTTCGATGAGCCTAACCGCAAAATGTTGTTGTACCTGCGTCAGTCCTTCACCCGCCTCAGCGTGGCCATGACACAGAACGGTGAGTCCAAAGACAGCGCTATCTCCGTGCTGACATACATGGACAAAAACATCAAGGAAGGCAACTTCCCTTACGCCATGACCACTCCGGGTAACATGCACAACTACACCTCCCTGCAAACTGTTTACGCCCACTACATCGCTGGTGACGTAAAAAGAGCAGAAGAGATCAGCAACCAGATCATCAAAGACTGCGAACAACAAATTCGTTACTATCAGGCATTACCTGCCAGCAGAATGACCAGCGATCTGCAACGCGACGGACAAACTGCTGAACAGTTCATCGCCTGGCTGCAACGTATGAAGATCGACTTCGGCTCCGGTGCCGGTGCACACCCCAAAGAGGGCCTGCAGCACGTAAGCACGGAAGACTCCAATGCTGCCCCTCAGGCAGCCCCGGACTCCGCCAAATAA
- a CDS encoding putative quinol monooxygenase — translation MINRLVKMEFTPDKVSSFRELFARQQQSIRHYPGCLHLELWEHPASGNTFFTFSQWESEAALEAYRQSDLFRETWAATKVLFCAKPAAWTVTEAYKA, via the coding sequence ATGATTAACAGACTCGTTAAAATGGAATTTACCCCCGACAAGGTAAGTTCCTTCCGGGAACTGTTTGCCCGGCAACAACAATCCATCCGCCATTACCCCGGATGCCTCCACCTCGAACTATGGGAACACCCGGCCTCCGGCAACACCTTCTTTACCTTCAGCCAATGGGAGTCGGAAGCGGCTCTGGAAGCCTATCGGCAATCAGATCTCTTTCGGGAAACATGGGCCGCCACTAAAGTGCTGTTTTGCGCAAAACCAGCAGCATGGACCGTTACAGAGGCCTATAAAGCCTGA
- a CDS encoding SAM hydrolase/SAM-dependent halogenase family protein: protein MSIITLTSDIGMQDYLVGAIKGQLWHYCPECHVTDITHHISPFNLPQATYICKSAFAWFPLGTFHFVLINLFDRRPDHVLVAEHNGQYIGCADNGLLTMIAGGMPEKVVKIPLPAHAPKNTFTIIQQLAMAARELSRGKALGEIAPLTQSIHIKHNLQPLVGDDFIEGQIIHIDSFENVVVNITRDQFNAQRRNRRFQIFFRRNEVINQISETYADVPEGQKLALFNAAGYLEIAINKGNAAGLFGLQGFRRDQLTQPTGFQQLSFYQTVRIIFQ from the coding sequence ATGTCCATTATAACATTAACATCAGACATAGGGATGCAGGATTACCTGGTAGGTGCCATCAAAGGGCAACTCTGGCATTACTGCCCGGAATGTCATGTTACGGACATAACCCATCATATCAGCCCTTTTAACCTGCCGCAGGCAACGTATATCTGTAAGAGTGCCTTCGCCTGGTTTCCGCTGGGTACTTTCCATTTTGTACTGATCAATCTGTTCGACCGCCGCCCCGATCATGTGCTGGTGGCCGAACATAACGGACAATATATCGGTTGCGCCGATAATGGCCTGCTGACCATGATTGCTGGTGGCATGCCTGAAAAGGTGGTTAAAATACCCCTGCCGGCCCATGCTCCCAAAAACACGTTCACCATCATACAACAGCTGGCCATGGCCGCCCGTGAACTCAGCAGAGGCAAAGCCCTGGGAGAAATAGCCCCGCTCACCCAAAGCATCCATATTAAACATAACCTGCAGCCTTTGGTGGGCGATGATTTCATCGAAGGCCAGATTATCCATATCGACAGCTTCGAAAACGTAGTGGTCAATATCACCCGCGATCAGTTCAATGCCCAGCGCAGGAACCGTCGCTTTCAGATATTTTTCCGCCGCAATGAAGTGATCAACCAGATCAGTGAAACTTACGCTGATGTACCTGAAGGCCAGAAACTGGCCCTGTTTAACGCTGCCGGCTACCTCGAAATAGCCATCAACAAAGGAAATGCCGCCGGCCTGTTTGGCCTGCAGGGATTCCGCAGGGACCAGCTAACCCAGCCCACCGGCTTCCAGCAACTCTCATTCTACCAAACTGTCAGAATTATTTTTCAATGA
- a CDS encoding SDR family oxidoreductase, whose amino-acid sequence MKTYFQNKTVVITGGSSGIGKALVMEMLQQGAAVAVCGRKLPALEALRNEINHPSLFIFVADVSVEADCKAFMEATMARFGRIDVLINNAGISMRALFRDLDLSVLKSLMDINFWGTVYCTKYAFPAILAAKGTIVGVSSIAGYRGLPGRTGYSASKFAMQGFMEALRTENLHTGVNVMWVCPGFTASNIRNTALNQEGQAQSETPLNEDKLMSAEAVAAAIAKAISKRKRTLVLTGQGKLTVWLNKLVPGLLDGLVYSHFKKEPNSPLQ is encoded by the coding sequence ATGAAAACTTACTTTCAGAACAAGACAGTAGTTATTACCGGCGGATCGTCGGGCATTGGAAAAGCATTGGTGATGGAGATGTTACAGCAGGGTGCTGCTGTAGCTGTATGTGGCCGTAAGTTACCGGCCCTGGAAGCTTTGCGCAATGAGATCAACCATCCCTCCTTGTTTATCTTTGTGGCGGATGTGAGTGTGGAAGCGGATTGCAAGGCTTTTATGGAAGCTACGATGGCACGGTTTGGCCGTATTGATGTGTTGATCAACAATGCGGGTATTTCTATGCGTGCCTTGTTCCGTGATCTGGACCTGAGTGTATTGAAATCGCTGATGGACATTAATTTCTGGGGCACTGTTTATTGCACGAAATACGCTTTTCCGGCTATACTGGCTGCCAAAGGCACTATTGTGGGAGTATCTTCTATTGCCGGTTATCGTGGTTTGCCGGGACGTACAGGTTATTCGGCGTCCAAGTTTGCGATGCAGGGCTTTATGGAGGCGTTGCGTACGGAGAATCTGCATACAGGCGTTAACGTAATGTGGGTATGTCCTGGGTTTACGGCTTCGAATATACGGAATACAGCGCTCAACCAGGAAGGACAGGCGCAGAGTGAAACCCCGCTCAATGAGGATAAGCTGATGAGTGCCGAAGCGGTGGCTGCAGCCATTGCCAAAGCAATCAGCAAACGTAAAAGAACCCTTGTACTTACCGGCCAGGGCAAACTGACTGTATGGCTCAACAAACTGGTACCGGGTCTGCTTGACGGTCTTGTTTACAGCCACTTTAAGAAAGAACCCAATTCTCCACTGCAATAA
- a CDS encoding class I lanthipeptide: MKKKIHLPKLSLNKKVVAPLMAPQAAMMAGTRISDPLTENPCDPLPTFVVCTRRAC, translated from the coding sequence ATGAAAAAGAAAATTCATTTACCTAAACTCAGTTTGAACAAAAAAGTAGTGGCGCCTTTGATGGCTCCTCAAGCCGCTATGATGGCCGGAACAAGAATTTCTGACCCTTTGACGGAAAATCCCTGTGATCCGCTGCCCACCTTTGTGGTTTGTACTCGTAGGGCCTGCTGA
- a CDS encoding RNA polymerase sigma factor, producing the protein MSTFTLQQTPDTELWQLVRKGNLQAFGEIYERYWETLYESAYWRLYDKAAAKDIVQEVFIYCWQKREQIQITESVEAYLRVAVRFKILNHLKSEQAREKYCLLAGRELPEITHSTEESIAGTDLQASYRRELQRLPEKMRQLFIDSRDHGLSIREIAEKHALSEQTVKNQLSAALKKLREGLGNFLLD; encoded by the coding sequence ATGTCAACATTTACTCTTCAACAAACTCCGGATACTGAGTTGTGGCAGCTTGTCCGGAAGGGCAATCTGCAAGCTTTCGGAGAGATATACGAACGATACTGGGAAACCCTATATGAAAGTGCCTACTGGCGTTTATACGACAAAGCCGCCGCTAAAGACATTGTTCAAGAGGTATTTATATACTGTTGGCAGAAAAGAGAACAGATACAGATCACCGAATCTGTGGAAGCCTATCTTCGTGTAGCGGTCAGGTTTAAGATACTGAATCACCTGAAATCAGAACAGGCCCGGGAAAAATATTGTTTGCTGGCAGGCCGGGAACTGCCTGAGATTACCCATTCAACAGAAGAGTCCATTGCTGGTACTGATTTACAGGCCAGTTATCGAAGGGAACTGCAACGGCTACCCGAAAAAATGCGACAGCTGTTTATCGATAGCCGGGACCACGGCCTTTCTATCCGCGAAATCGCCGAAAAGCACGCCCTGTCAGAACAAACCGTTAAAAACCAGCTTTCCGCTGCGCTCAAAAAACTGAGGGAAGGACTGGGGAATTTCCTTTTAGATTAA
- a CDS encoding FecR family protein yields MSHPDQQIIDLLLEKHALGILTREESAVLERWYAAFPAEGHVFDDEAERKMMKESMKAGIFGAIQAEMEDVKHTAVVTEPVPEKRPVRRMYWRAAAAILVLMATGGLMYFFNGKSEPLSYTEVAAPAGRNMHYLKLPDGSAVWLEPGSRLRYVSNFGKKSRDVQIVDGLAHFSVAQGASHPFIVSTAAGIQAKVLGTEFSVKAYSGVQYIQVNVETGMVQVSDSGHILGVLKAGQQIVYQLETQTATRNEGIQDDWRQGSLTLQNVSFAEVARILQNRYQVQVVYDGGMMSLYRFNLRIDNKTSLDEAMEMLKDLSGMTYTLSNGRVTVTGIQQ; encoded by the coding sequence ATGAGTCATCCTGATCAACAAATCATCGATCTGCTGCTTGAAAAGCATGCTCTCGGAATTCTGACGAGGGAAGAAAGCGCTGTCCTGGAAAGATGGTATGCTGCCTTTCCTGCTGAGGGTCATGTATTTGATGATGAAGCGGAGCGGAAGATGATGAAGGAATCGATGAAAGCAGGCATTTTCGGGGCTATTCAGGCGGAGATGGAAGACGTGAAACATACTGCAGTCGTAACCGAACCTGTACCGGAGAAAAGGCCTGTCCGGCGCATGTATTGGCGCGCAGCTGCAGCTATCCTGGTACTGATGGCGACAGGCGGTTTGATGTACTTTTTCAACGGAAAATCCGAACCGTTATCCTATACAGAAGTAGCCGCTCCTGCTGGCAGGAACATGCATTACCTGAAGCTGCCGGATGGATCTGCTGTATGGCTGGAGCCGGGATCGAGGTTGCGTTATGTCAGTAACTTCGGGAAGAAAAGCCGGGATGTACAAATCGTCGACGGTCTGGCTCACTTCTCAGTAGCTCAGGGTGCATCACATCCTTTCATTGTCAGCACTGCTGCTGGTATACAGGCAAAAGTGCTGGGAACTGAATTCAGTGTGAAGGCCTACAGCGGGGTACAGTATATACAGGTCAATGTTGAAACAGGTATGGTACAGGTGTCTGACAGCGGTCATATACTCGGTGTGCTGAAAGCTGGTCAGCAGATCGTATATCAGCTGGAAACACAGACGGCTACACGTAATGAAGGTATACAGGACGACTGGCGCCAGGGAAGTCTCACTCTACAGAACGTATCGTTTGCCGAAGTAGCCAGGATACTGCAAAACCGTTACCAGGTACAGGTAGTATACGATGGTGGCATGATGTCGCTGTACCGCTTCAACCTCCGGATAGACAACAAAACTTCATTGGATGAAGCAATGGAAATGCTGAAAGATCTGAGTGGCATGACTTATACGCTTAGCAACGGCCGGGTAACTGTCACCGGCATACAACAATAA
- a CDS encoding TonB-dependent receptor, whose amino-acid sequence MQRILTILFLAYSLVAAGQQNEVKLSISIPATSLENALKLLEQQSKVHFSYEYTRVQGITVKAHTYKDALLETICRDLLKGTSLMFKRKGEQIIIGPAPSREHTLSGYVEDATSGERLIGVSLAAPQFQAGTITNAYGFYSITLPADSLRVQLSYMGYQRLDTVVAMNKEAMTFRLKALNRQLEEITIRGRQAERIEESSQMSRINLSAAMVQSTPRLLGEADLFKTLQLLPGVKQGTEATSALLVRGGTPDQNLILLDGAPLYNPMHLMGIFSTFNTNALKDVTLYKGAFPARYGGRLSSVVDVSTKDGDMNKMHGDFSIGLLSAQATLEGPIKKGKTTFLVSARRSYPDLAAKVYFNNQEDAPEKFKLHFYDINAKLHHKFSDKDKLYFSFYTGRDKMESRYRYNSIGGSNNYVSDAGVQWGNYTGTIRWNHVYSPKLFSNVMLIGSDYHFRSVFSQVGNSNGEAYSDMQKLNSGIKDYGAKADFEYHPRPAHAIKAGAAYMFRIFTPGVLRSKQTQKDEVTVDSVNNNRDIHTSEIDLYAEDDWELSKRLKVNVGLHLSAFNVEKRFYPSLQPRLNIRYLLPGDWALKASYSRMTQYVHLLANNSISLPTDLWVPATDKVKPQESEQYALGIAKNIFNDKFEFSAETYYKRMHNVIEYKEGADYQTSSRGDAWQSLVAAGEGEAYGMELLLQKKSGRLTGWVGYTLAWANRIIPQVNYGREFPYKYDRRHDFHIVGAYKLRKGIELSGSWTFQSAAPFTIPVASYEGVNGPVSEDGNREWVNGISRINERNNVRIKAYHRLDLGVNFIKYKKNGLVRTWNISLLNVYNRFNPFFYYLDRYEKDSPKAKLTSVNLIPFMPSISYSLKF is encoded by the coding sequence ATGCAACGAATTTTAACCATTCTGTTCTTAGCATATAGTCTGGTCGCCGCAGGCCAGCAAAATGAGGTAAAACTTAGTATCAGTATTCCTGCCACTTCGCTGGAAAACGCGCTAAAGCTGTTGGAACAACAAAGTAAGGTCCATTTCTCTTATGAATATACAAGAGTGCAGGGGATTACCGTTAAAGCGCATACTTACAAGGACGCGCTATTGGAAACAATCTGCCGGGACCTGCTGAAAGGTACTTCACTGATGTTCAAACGAAAAGGAGAACAGATCATAATCGGTCCTGCTCCCAGCCGGGAACATACGCTTAGCGGATATGTGGAGGATGCCACTTCCGGTGAAAGGCTGATCGGTGTTTCCCTGGCGGCACCGCAGTTCCAGGCAGGTACTATCACCAACGCCTATGGCTTTTACAGCATTACCTTACCAGCAGACTCCCTTCGGGTACAACTGTCGTATATGGGTTATCAGCGCCTGGATACTGTCGTGGCGATGAATAAGGAAGCGATGACCTTCCGGTTGAAGGCATTGAACCGCCAACTGGAGGAAATAACCATACGCGGCAGGCAAGCAGAACGAATCGAAGAATCTTCCCAGATGAGCCGCATTAATTTGTCGGCCGCTATGGTACAGTCAACACCACGTCTGCTGGGGGAGGCAGACCTGTTCAAGACCCTTCAGCTGTTGCCAGGTGTCAAACAAGGTACGGAAGCTACGAGCGCCCTACTGGTGCGTGGCGGAACACCCGATCAGAACCTCATCCTGCTGGATGGCGCACCGCTTTATAATCCGATGCACCTCATGGGAATATTTTCCACCTTCAATACCAACGCACTGAAAGACGTAACCCTTTATAAAGGCGCGTTCCCGGCACGTTATGGTGGAAGGTTGTCTTCAGTGGTAGATGTCTCCACTAAAGACGGAGATATGAATAAGATGCATGGTGACTTTTCCATTGGCCTGCTTTCAGCGCAGGCCACACTGGAAGGGCCTATCAAAAAAGGTAAAACCACTTTCCTGGTGTCTGCCCGCAGATCTTATCCTGATCTCGCAGCAAAGGTATACTTCAATAATCAGGAAGATGCTCCGGAAAAATTCAAATTGCATTTTTATGATATCAATGCCAAACTCCATCATAAATTCTCGGATAAAGACAAATTGTATTTCAGCTTTTATACCGGCCGCGATAAAATGGAGTCACGATACAGATATAACAGCATAGGAGGTAGTAACAATTACGTTTCCGATGCGGGGGTTCAATGGGGGAACTATACCGGTACGATACGATGGAACCACGTATATTCTCCGAAATTGTTCTCCAACGTAATGCTTATCGGCAGTGATTATCATTTCAGGTCCGTTTTCTCACAAGTAGGAAATTCTAACGGTGAGGCCTACTCGGATATGCAGAAACTTAATTCCGGCATCAAAGATTATGGTGCAAAAGCGGATTTTGAGTATCACCCCAGACCAGCACACGCCATTAAAGCCGGAGCCGCTTATATGTTCCGCATTTTTACACCAGGTGTCCTCCGGTCAAAACAAACACAGAAGGATGAGGTAACAGTAGACTCCGTGAATAATAACCGGGATATTCATACTTCTGAAATAGACCTGTATGCAGAAGATGACTGGGAGTTGTCCAAACGGCTGAAAGTGAACGTAGGATTGCATCTCAGTGCATTTAATGTAGAGAAACGTTTTTATCCTTCCCTGCAGCCACGGCTGAATATACGATATCTGCTGCCTGGTGACTGGGCCCTGAAAGCCTCCTATTCCCGCATGACACAATATGTTCATCTGCTGGCCAATAACTCCATCTCACTACCTACCGACCTTTGGGTACCTGCTACCGATAAGGTGAAACCACAGGAATCGGAGCAGTATGCACTCGGCATAGCTAAGAATATCTTTAATGATAAGTTTGAGTTTTCTGCAGAAACGTATTACAAGCGGATGCACAATGTGATCGAGTATAAGGAAGGTGCAGATTACCAGACCAGCAGCAGGGGAGATGCCTGGCAGTCCCTGGTGGCTGCCGGCGAAGGAGAAGCTTATGGGATGGAACTCTTGCTGCAAAAGAAAAGCGGAAGACTTACCGGTTGGGTTGGATATACGCTTGCCTGGGCAAACCGCATTATCCCACAGGTAAACTATGGCCGGGAATTCCCTTATAAATATGACCGCCGCCACGATTTCCACATTGTAGGAGCATATAAGCTGCGCAAAGGTATTGAACTGTCCGGTTCCTGGACTTTCCAGAGTGCTGCTCCTTTTACAATTCCGGTGGCGTCCTATGAGGGCGTAAATGGTCCCGTGTCTGAGGATGGCAACCGGGAGTGGGTCAATGGAATATCCCGCATCAATGAACGTAATAATGTACGTATCAAGGCTTATCACAGATTAGACCTGGGGGTTAATTTCATTAAATACAAAAAGAATGGATTGGTACGCACCTGGAATATTAGTCTGCTCAATGTTTATAATCGCTTTAACCCTTTCTTTTATTACCTGGACAGATATGAAAAGGACAGCCCAAAAGCAAAGCTCACTTCAGTTAACCTGATTCCTTTTATGCCCAGTATTTCTTACAGCCTGAAATTTTAA
- a CDS encoding DUF4249 domain-containing protein, producing the protein MRTKLLLLPLLLIIVFCSCKKTVMIDLPEESNKPVLNLLMGKDSLIIARVTISERITGHSIFPEAAVSVIKLYENGQFKENLSPFSNGYGTYYKSTVRARSGVNYRIVATVPEYGDVEGSDFIPEPVSGGEMSIKLVSNNDVYGFRKANISVELHDKPGEKNYYRIRLYELAEFKDDAGNEHPYRTGIPFITGDLQDGIFNKGGHMEFYTDDALFDGRSPRLNFISDRTGKFNKVIVEVTSLTYSSYSYLFSSFMARMKNEDPLSEKVIVYSNIINGLGIVGGMALQEYIITPQ; encoded by the coding sequence ATGAGAACAAAATTATTGCTGCTGCCATTGTTACTGATCATCGTTTTTTGCAGCTGTAAAAAAACAGTAATGATAGATTTGCCTGAAGAGTCCAACAAGCCGGTGCTCAACTTATTGATGGGTAAGGATAGTCTGATAATAGCGCGGGTGACAATTTCTGAGCGCATTACCGGCCACTCTATATTCCCTGAAGCAGCGGTTTCCGTGATAAAGCTATACGAGAATGGACAGTTTAAGGAAAACCTGAGCCCATTCTCAAATGGTTACGGCACCTATTATAAAAGCACCGTCAGGGCGCGGTCCGGTGTAAACTATCGTATTGTTGCCACCGTTCCGGAGTATGGAGATGTAGAAGGCAGCGACTTTATACCAGAGCCGGTAAGTGGTGGCGAAATGAGTATCAAGCTGGTGTCCAACAACGATGTTTACGGCTTCAGAAAGGCGAATATATCGGTGGAGTTGCACGATAAACCAGGGGAAAAGAACTACTACCGGATAAGACTATACGAATTAGCTGAATTTAAGGATGATGCGGGTAACGAGCATCCCTATAGGACAGGGATACCCTTCATCACAGGAGACCTGCAGGACGGCATCTTCAACAAGGGTGGCCATATGGAATTCTACACGGATGATGCGCTTTTCGACGGCCGCAGCCCGCGTTTAAATTTCATCTCCGACAGAACAGGAAAATTTAATAAGGTAATAGTAGAAGTCACGTCACTCACCTACAGCAGCTACAGTTATTTATTCAGTAGCTTTATGGCGCGGATGAAAAATGAGGATCCTCTGTCAGAGAAAGTGATTGTTTATAGCAATATCATTAATGGCCTGGGTATTGTTGGCGGTATGGCGCTACAGGAATATATTATTACACCACAATAG